A window from Desulfonatronum sp. SC1 encodes these proteins:
- a CDS encoding sodium:calcium antiporter, translating to IPTHPTLLYRDGGLLLGLTMMFMALIYLDFLGRWSGMILLGGLVGYTALLFTRAPKEIARITMDPGDPKKSGEDGQAKEKIVWRTYLLLLLGFIGVALGGRIMVQAATELALVLGVSQWAIGVTIVAAGTSLPELATCLAASLKGRNDMILGNLLGSDIFNFAGVLGLTMLLRPLHAPESALLSMILLNAMMLLVLLFIRTNWGISRTEGALLICMALMRWGVDISGS from the coding sequence ATCCCCACCCACCCCACTCTCCTCTACAGAGACGGAGGTCTGTTACTGGGTCTGACCATGATGTTCATGGCTCTGATTTACCTGGATTTTCTGGGAAGATGGTCGGGCATGATTCTGCTGGGCGGCCTTGTCGGCTACACCGCGCTGCTCTTCACCCGCGCACCGAAGGAGATCGCCCGGATCACCATGGACCCCGGGGATCCCAAAAAGAGCGGAGAGGACGGTCAAGCGAAAGAAAAAATCGTCTGGCGAACCTACCTGTTGCTTTTGCTTGGTTTCATCGGCGTAGCCCTGGGCGGCAGGATCATGGTCCAGGCGGCCACGGAACTGGCCCTGGTCCTGGGGGTGAGTCAGTGGGCCATCGGCGTGACCATCGTCGCCGCAGGCACCTCCCTGCCGGAACTGGCCACCTGCCTGGCCGCCTCGCTCAAGGGCCGCAACGACATGATCTTGGGCAACCTGCTGGGCAGCGACATTTTCAACTTCGCCGGAGTCCTGGGCCTGACCATGCTCCTGCGCCCCCTCCACGCCCCGGAAAGCGCCCTGCTTTCCATGATCCTGCTCAACGCCATGATGCTCCTGGTCCTGCTCTTCATCCGCACCAACTGGGGCATCTCCAGAACCGAAGGCGCGCTGTTGATCTGCATGGCGCTCATGCGCTGGGGCGTGGATATTTCAGGCTCGTGA